The Engystomops pustulosus chromosome 4, aEngPut4.maternal, whole genome shotgun sequence genome contains a region encoding:
- the ILF3 gene encoding interleukin enhancer-binding factor 3 isoform X1, whose product MRPMRIFLNDDRHVMAKHSMVYPTQEELEAVQNMVSHTERALKAVSDWIDQQEKVHTGETTQPEAEVPVENPEENKEGNETKSSENSTRTLRGVMRVGLVAKGLLLKGDLDLELVLLCKDKPTISLLKKVADNLIVQFASVSEEKYDVVPNIREASIVIKNTKEPQLTLNIRLTSTLVREEVEKLNAGGTDETLSISDPPDVLDRQKCLAALASLRHAKWFQARANGLKSCVIVIRVLRDLCTRVPTWEPLRGWPLELLCEKAIGTANRPMAAGEAFRRVLECLSSGILMPDGPGLHDPCEKDATDALGHLERQQREDITHSAQHALRLAAFGQLHKVLGMDSLPSKLPKKSKTEPAIDYTVQIPPSTTYVIPALKRPMEEDGEDKSPSKKKKKIQKKDEKSEPPQAMNALMKLNQLKPGLQYKLISQTGPVHAPVFTMSVEVDEKTFEASGPSKKTAKLHVAVKVLQDMGLPTGLEEKEEGSDETEQKAAIQTQAQNDSAQGDNTSPADQAEAAKQQGPILTKHGKNPVMELNEKRRGLKYELLSETGGSHDKRFVMEVEVDDVKFQGSGSNKKVAKAYAALAALDKLFPDYDQFSEAPKKKRPPMMPRGGPRGGKHNQGFGMMYSEVPPPQGMRGRGRGGMNRGRGRGRGFGGNHGYMNSGGYGGYGGNYNYQTSATAGYSQFYSNGGGSGNAGGGAGSGGYSSYYQGGESYSAPTPPKPFVNKKPPAQQQQQQPPPQQQQPPQQQTAPAQQHTGAPPKQSYNQGYQAQSQQGYNQNQYGSYGPPQKQKGGYNQASQGAGSGSYTSYSNSYSGGAASGYTGGEGAGGRGGNSYTAQNTGGYNAGTNYGGANNTSYQGYTQPSYNQGQGQGQNYSAPGNYQQPQGGTGNYGRNADHSMNYQYR is encoded by the exons ATG CGTCCCATGCGTATCTTTCTGAATGATGACCGCCATGTTATGGCAAAACACTCTATGGTGTACCCCACTCAAGAGGAGCTGGAGGCCGTCCAGAACATGGTGTCTCACACAGAAAGGGCACTGAAAGCCGTGTCTGACTGGATCGACCAGCAAGAGAAGGTTCATACCGGAGAAACTACCCAACCAGAAGCTGAAGTCCCAGTGGAAAACCCTGAGGAGAACAAGGAAGG TAACGAAACAAAATCTAGTGAGAACTCCACACGTACTCTCCGTGGTGTGAtgagggttggacttgttgccaAAGGACTTCTCTTGAAGGGGGACCTGGACCTGGAACTGGTTCTTCTGTGCAAGGACAAACCCACAATCTCTCTACTAAAGAAAGTTGCAGACAACCTCATCGTACAGTTTGCC TCAGTATCTGAGGAGAAGTACGACGTGGTGCCCAACATCCGCGAAGCTTCAATCGTCATCAAGAACACAAAGGAGCCGCAGCTGACCCTAAATATCCGACTGACATCCACTCTGGTCCGTGAGGAGGTGGAGAAGTTGAATGCCGGAGGTACGGATG AAACGCTATCAATCAGCGATCCTCCGGACGTTCTGGACAGGCAGAAATGCCTTGCTGCATTGGCGTCACTCCGACACGCCAAGTGGTTCCAG GCTAGGGCAAACGGGCTTAAATCCTGCGTAATTGTTATCCGTGTGCTGCGTGACCTGTGCACCCGTGTTCCAACCTGGGAGCCTTTAAGAGGATGG CCTCTAGAGTTGCTTTGCgaaaaggctattggaaccgCCAACCGACCCATGGCAGCAGGTGAAGCTTTCAGACGAGTCCTTGAGTGCCTTAGCTCTGGAATTTTAATGCCAG ATGGACCCGGCTTGCATGATCCCTGTGAAAAAGACGCTACAGATGCTCTCGGACACCTAGAAAGACAACAGCGAGAGGATATTACCCACAGTGCTCAG CATGCTCTTAGACTTGCAGCTTTTGGTCAGCTACACAAAGTTTTGGGAATGGACTCATTACCCTCAAAGTTGCCCAAAAAGTCAAAAACAGAGCCCGCCATTGATTATACAG TCCAGATTCCTCCCAGCACAACCTATGTTATACCAGCCCTGAAACGACCCATGGAGGAGGACGGAGAAGACAAATCGCCAagtaagaagaaaaagaagattcAGAAGAAAG ACGAGAAGAGTGAACCCCCTCAAGCAATGAACGCCCTGATGAAATTAAATCAGCTGAAGCCTGGCCTCCAGTACAAGCTGATCTCTCAGACAGGACCTGTCCATGCTCCAGTCTTTACTATGTCTGTGGAGGTGGATGAGAAGACCTTTGAGGCTTCAGGACCCTCCAAGAAGACGGCCAAGCTTCATGTTGCAGTTAAG GTTTTGCAGGACATGGGGCTGCCTACTGGCCTGGAAGAAAAGGAGGAAGGTTCTGATGAGACCGAGCAGAAGGCGGCAATCCAGACCCAAGCCCAGAATGACTCGGCACAGGGGGATAACACCTCCCCTGCAGATCAGGCTGAG gcTGCAAAACAACAAGGACCTATCCTGACCAAGCACGGAAAGAATCCAGTGATGGAACTCAACGAAAAGAGACGAGGCCTGAAGTATGAGCTTTTATCTGAGACTGGTGGAAGCCACGATAAGAGATTTGTCATGGAG gTTGAAGTAGATGATGTGAAATTCCAAGGCTCTGGCTCCAACAAAAAGGTTGCTAAGGCCTATGCTGCTCTGGCCGCTTTAGACAAACTTTTCCCTGATTATGACCAGTTTTCCGAAGCTCCCAAGAAGAAGCGGCCACCTATGATGCCCAGAGGTGGCCCCAGAGGAGGAAAG CATAACCAGGGCTTTGGGATGATGTACAGTGAAGTTCCCCCACCCCAAGGCATGCGAGGCCGTGGTAGAGGAgggatgaatcgcggcagaggaaGAGGACGTGGCTTTGGTGGCAATCACGGTTACATGAATTCAG GTGGATATGGAGGCTACGGAGGAAACTACAACTACCAGACTTCTGCGACAGCTGGATACA GCCAATTCTACAGCAACGGGGGCGGCTCTGGTAATGCCGGTGGTGGCGCCGGATCCGGGGGCTACAGCTCCTATTACCAAGGAGGGGAAAGTTACTCTGCACCTACTCCCCCTAAGCCCTTTGTGAACAAGAAGCCTCctgcacagcagcagcagcaacaaccaccaccacagcaacaacaacccccacagcagcagacaGCCCCGGCACAGCAGCATACAGGTGCTCCTCCCAAGCAGTCCTATAACCAGGGCTACCAGGCACAGTCACAGCAGGGCTACAACCAGAACCAGTATGGAAGCTATGGACCACCACAGAAGCAGAAGGGAGGCTACAACCAGGCATCTCAGGGAGCTGGCAGCGGCTCTTATACCTCCTACTCCAACTCTTACAGCGGAGGAGCAGCCTCAG gttataccggtggAGAAGGAGCTGGGGGACGAGGGGGAAATTCCTACACGGCTCAAAATACTGGTGGCTACAACGCAGGAACCAACTATGGTGGTGCCAACAATACCTCATACCAAG gatacacacagcccagctacAATCAAGGtcaggggcaggggcagaactacAGCGCTCCCGGTAATTACCAGCAACCACAAGGAGGCACCGGAAACTACGGCAGGAATGCGGATCACAGCATGAACTACCAGTACAGATAG
- the ILF3 gene encoding interleukin enhancer-binding factor 3 isoform X2: MRPMRIFLNDDRHVMAKHSMVYPTQEELEAVQNMVSHTERALKAVSDWIDQQEKVHTGETTQPEAEVPVENPEENKEGNETKSSENSTRTLRGVMRVGLVAKGLLLKGDLDLELVLLCKDKPTISLLKKVADNLIVQFASVSEEKYDVVPNIREASIVIKNTKEPQLTLNIRLTSTLVREEVEKLNAGETLSISDPPDVLDRQKCLAALASLRHAKWFQARANGLKSCVIVIRVLRDLCTRVPTWEPLRGWPLELLCEKAIGTANRPMAAGEAFRRVLECLSSGILMPDGPGLHDPCEKDATDALGHLERQQREDITHSAQHALRLAAFGQLHKVLGMDSLPSKLPKKSKTEPAIDYTVQIPPSTTYVIPALKRPMEEDGEDKSPSKKKKKIQKKDEKSEPPQAMNALMKLNQLKPGLQYKLISQTGPVHAPVFTMSVEVDEKTFEASGPSKKTAKLHVAVKVLQDMGLPTGLEEKEEGSDETEQKAAIQTQAQNDSAQGDNTSPADQAEAAKQQGPILTKHGKNPVMELNEKRRGLKYELLSETGGSHDKRFVMEVEVDDVKFQGSGSNKKVAKAYAALAALDKLFPDYDQFSEAPKKKRPPMMPRGGPRGGKHNQGFGMMYSEVPPPQGMRGRGRGGMNRGRGRGRGFGGNHGYMNSGGYGGYGGNYNYQTSATAGYSQFYSNGGGSGNAGGGAGSGGYSSYYQGGESYSAPTPPKPFVNKKPPAQQQQQQPPPQQQQPPQQQTAPAQQHTGAPPKQSYNQGYQAQSQQGYNQNQYGSYGPPQKQKGGYNQASQGAGSGSYTSYSNSYSGGAASGYTGGEGAGGRGGNSYTAQNTGGYNAGTNYGGANNTSYQGYTQPSYNQGQGQGQNYSAPGNYQQPQGGTGNYGRNADHSMNYQYR; encoded by the exons ATG CGTCCCATGCGTATCTTTCTGAATGATGACCGCCATGTTATGGCAAAACACTCTATGGTGTACCCCACTCAAGAGGAGCTGGAGGCCGTCCAGAACATGGTGTCTCACACAGAAAGGGCACTGAAAGCCGTGTCTGACTGGATCGACCAGCAAGAGAAGGTTCATACCGGAGAAACTACCCAACCAGAAGCTGAAGTCCCAGTGGAAAACCCTGAGGAGAACAAGGAAGG TAACGAAACAAAATCTAGTGAGAACTCCACACGTACTCTCCGTGGTGTGAtgagggttggacttgttgccaAAGGACTTCTCTTGAAGGGGGACCTGGACCTGGAACTGGTTCTTCTGTGCAAGGACAAACCCACAATCTCTCTACTAAAGAAAGTTGCAGACAACCTCATCGTACAGTTTGCC TCAGTATCTGAGGAGAAGTACGACGTGGTGCCCAACATCCGCGAAGCTTCAATCGTCATCAAGAACACAAAGGAGCCGCAGCTGACCCTAAATATCCGACTGACATCCACTCTGGTCCGTGAGGAGGTGGAGAAGTTGAATGCCGGAG AAACGCTATCAATCAGCGATCCTCCGGACGTTCTGGACAGGCAGAAATGCCTTGCTGCATTGGCGTCACTCCGACACGCCAAGTGGTTCCAG GCTAGGGCAAACGGGCTTAAATCCTGCGTAATTGTTATCCGTGTGCTGCGTGACCTGTGCACCCGTGTTCCAACCTGGGAGCCTTTAAGAGGATGG CCTCTAGAGTTGCTTTGCgaaaaggctattggaaccgCCAACCGACCCATGGCAGCAGGTGAAGCTTTCAGACGAGTCCTTGAGTGCCTTAGCTCTGGAATTTTAATGCCAG ATGGACCCGGCTTGCATGATCCCTGTGAAAAAGACGCTACAGATGCTCTCGGACACCTAGAAAGACAACAGCGAGAGGATATTACCCACAGTGCTCAG CATGCTCTTAGACTTGCAGCTTTTGGTCAGCTACACAAAGTTTTGGGAATGGACTCATTACCCTCAAAGTTGCCCAAAAAGTCAAAAACAGAGCCCGCCATTGATTATACAG TCCAGATTCCTCCCAGCACAACCTATGTTATACCAGCCCTGAAACGACCCATGGAGGAGGACGGAGAAGACAAATCGCCAagtaagaagaaaaagaagattcAGAAGAAAG ACGAGAAGAGTGAACCCCCTCAAGCAATGAACGCCCTGATGAAATTAAATCAGCTGAAGCCTGGCCTCCAGTACAAGCTGATCTCTCAGACAGGACCTGTCCATGCTCCAGTCTTTACTATGTCTGTGGAGGTGGATGAGAAGACCTTTGAGGCTTCAGGACCCTCCAAGAAGACGGCCAAGCTTCATGTTGCAGTTAAG GTTTTGCAGGACATGGGGCTGCCTACTGGCCTGGAAGAAAAGGAGGAAGGTTCTGATGAGACCGAGCAGAAGGCGGCAATCCAGACCCAAGCCCAGAATGACTCGGCACAGGGGGATAACACCTCCCCTGCAGATCAGGCTGAG gcTGCAAAACAACAAGGACCTATCCTGACCAAGCACGGAAAGAATCCAGTGATGGAACTCAACGAAAAGAGACGAGGCCTGAAGTATGAGCTTTTATCTGAGACTGGTGGAAGCCACGATAAGAGATTTGTCATGGAG gTTGAAGTAGATGATGTGAAATTCCAAGGCTCTGGCTCCAACAAAAAGGTTGCTAAGGCCTATGCTGCTCTGGCCGCTTTAGACAAACTTTTCCCTGATTATGACCAGTTTTCCGAAGCTCCCAAGAAGAAGCGGCCACCTATGATGCCCAGAGGTGGCCCCAGAGGAGGAAAG CATAACCAGGGCTTTGGGATGATGTACAGTGAAGTTCCCCCACCCCAAGGCATGCGAGGCCGTGGTAGAGGAgggatgaatcgcggcagaggaaGAGGACGTGGCTTTGGTGGCAATCACGGTTACATGAATTCAG GTGGATATGGAGGCTACGGAGGAAACTACAACTACCAGACTTCTGCGACAGCTGGATACA GCCAATTCTACAGCAACGGGGGCGGCTCTGGTAATGCCGGTGGTGGCGCCGGATCCGGGGGCTACAGCTCCTATTACCAAGGAGGGGAAAGTTACTCTGCACCTACTCCCCCTAAGCCCTTTGTGAACAAGAAGCCTCctgcacagcagcagcagcaacaaccaccaccacagcaacaacaacccccacagcagcagacaGCCCCGGCACAGCAGCATACAGGTGCTCCTCCCAAGCAGTCCTATAACCAGGGCTACCAGGCACAGTCACAGCAGGGCTACAACCAGAACCAGTATGGAAGCTATGGACCACCACAGAAGCAGAAGGGAGGCTACAACCAGGCATCTCAGGGAGCTGGCAGCGGCTCTTATACCTCCTACTCCAACTCTTACAGCGGAGGAGCAGCCTCAG gttataccggtggAGAAGGAGCTGGGGGACGAGGGGGAAATTCCTACACGGCTCAAAATACTGGTGGCTACAACGCAGGAACCAACTATGGTGGTGCCAACAATACCTCATACCAAG gatacacacagcccagctacAATCAAGGtcaggggcaggggcagaactacAGCGCTCCCGGTAATTACCAGCAACCACAAGGAGGCACCGGAAACTACGGCAGGAATGCGGATCACAGCATGAACTACCAGTACAGATAG
- the ILF3 gene encoding interleukin enhancer-binding factor 3 isoform X3: protein MRPMRIFLNDDRHVMAKHSMVYPTQEELEAVQNMVSHTERALKAVSDWIDQQEKVHTGETTQPEAEVPVENPEENKEGNETKSSENSTRTLRGVMRVGLVAKGLLLKGDLDLELVLLCKDKPTISLLKKVADNLIVQFASVSEEKYDVVPNIREASIVIKNTKEPQLTLNIRLTSTLVREEVEKLNAGGTDETLSISDPPDVLDRQKCLAALASLRHAKWFQARANGLKSCVIVIRVLRDLCTRVPTWEPLRGWPLELLCEKAIGTANRPMAAGEAFRRVLECLSSGILMPDGPGLHDPCEKDATDALGHLERQQREDITHSAQHALRLAAFGQLHKVLGMDSLPSKLPKKSKTEPAIDYTVQIPPSTTYVIPALKRPMEEDGEDKSPSKKKKKIQKKDEKSEPPQAMNALMKLNQLKPGLQYKLISQTGPVHAPVFTMSVEVDEKTFEASGPSKKTAKLHVAVKVLQDMGLPTGLEEKEEGSDETEQKAAIQTQAQNDSAQGDNTSPADQAEAAKQQGPILTKHGKNPVMELNEKRRGLKYELLSETGGSHDKRFVMEVEVDDVKFQGSGSNKKVAKAYAALAALDKLFPDYDQFSEAPKKKRPPMMPRGGPRGGKHNQGFGMMYSEVPPPQGMRGRGRGGMNRGRGRGRGFGGNHGYMNSGGYGGYGGNYNYQTSATAGYSDFFTDCYGYHDFASA from the exons ATG CGTCCCATGCGTATCTTTCTGAATGATGACCGCCATGTTATGGCAAAACACTCTATGGTGTACCCCACTCAAGAGGAGCTGGAGGCCGTCCAGAACATGGTGTCTCACACAGAAAGGGCACTGAAAGCCGTGTCTGACTGGATCGACCAGCAAGAGAAGGTTCATACCGGAGAAACTACCCAACCAGAAGCTGAAGTCCCAGTGGAAAACCCTGAGGAGAACAAGGAAGG TAACGAAACAAAATCTAGTGAGAACTCCACACGTACTCTCCGTGGTGTGAtgagggttggacttgttgccaAAGGACTTCTCTTGAAGGGGGACCTGGACCTGGAACTGGTTCTTCTGTGCAAGGACAAACCCACAATCTCTCTACTAAAGAAAGTTGCAGACAACCTCATCGTACAGTTTGCC TCAGTATCTGAGGAGAAGTACGACGTGGTGCCCAACATCCGCGAAGCTTCAATCGTCATCAAGAACACAAAGGAGCCGCAGCTGACCCTAAATATCCGACTGACATCCACTCTGGTCCGTGAGGAGGTGGAGAAGTTGAATGCCGGAGGTACGGATG AAACGCTATCAATCAGCGATCCTCCGGACGTTCTGGACAGGCAGAAATGCCTTGCTGCATTGGCGTCACTCCGACACGCCAAGTGGTTCCAG GCTAGGGCAAACGGGCTTAAATCCTGCGTAATTGTTATCCGTGTGCTGCGTGACCTGTGCACCCGTGTTCCAACCTGGGAGCCTTTAAGAGGATGG CCTCTAGAGTTGCTTTGCgaaaaggctattggaaccgCCAACCGACCCATGGCAGCAGGTGAAGCTTTCAGACGAGTCCTTGAGTGCCTTAGCTCTGGAATTTTAATGCCAG ATGGACCCGGCTTGCATGATCCCTGTGAAAAAGACGCTACAGATGCTCTCGGACACCTAGAAAGACAACAGCGAGAGGATATTACCCACAGTGCTCAG CATGCTCTTAGACTTGCAGCTTTTGGTCAGCTACACAAAGTTTTGGGAATGGACTCATTACCCTCAAAGTTGCCCAAAAAGTCAAAAACAGAGCCCGCCATTGATTATACAG TCCAGATTCCTCCCAGCACAACCTATGTTATACCAGCCCTGAAACGACCCATGGAGGAGGACGGAGAAGACAAATCGCCAagtaagaagaaaaagaagattcAGAAGAAAG ACGAGAAGAGTGAACCCCCTCAAGCAATGAACGCCCTGATGAAATTAAATCAGCTGAAGCCTGGCCTCCAGTACAAGCTGATCTCTCAGACAGGACCTGTCCATGCTCCAGTCTTTACTATGTCTGTGGAGGTGGATGAGAAGACCTTTGAGGCTTCAGGACCCTCCAAGAAGACGGCCAAGCTTCATGTTGCAGTTAAG GTTTTGCAGGACATGGGGCTGCCTACTGGCCTGGAAGAAAAGGAGGAAGGTTCTGATGAGACCGAGCAGAAGGCGGCAATCCAGACCCAAGCCCAGAATGACTCGGCACAGGGGGATAACACCTCCCCTGCAGATCAGGCTGAG gcTGCAAAACAACAAGGACCTATCCTGACCAAGCACGGAAAGAATCCAGTGATGGAACTCAACGAAAAGAGACGAGGCCTGAAGTATGAGCTTTTATCTGAGACTGGTGGAAGCCACGATAAGAGATTTGTCATGGAG gTTGAAGTAGATGATGTGAAATTCCAAGGCTCTGGCTCCAACAAAAAGGTTGCTAAGGCCTATGCTGCTCTGGCCGCTTTAGACAAACTTTTCCCTGATTATGACCAGTTTTCCGAAGCTCCCAAGAAGAAGCGGCCACCTATGATGCCCAGAGGTGGCCCCAGAGGAGGAAAG CATAACCAGGGCTTTGGGATGATGTACAGTGAAGTTCCCCCACCCCAAGGCATGCGAGGCCGTGGTAGAGGAgggatgaatcgcggcagaggaaGAGGACGTGGCTTTGGTGGCAATCACGGTTACATGAATTCAG GTGGATATGGAGGCTACGGAGGAAACTACAACTACCAGACTTCTGCGACAGCTGGATACA GTGACTTTTTCACAGACTGCTACGGTTATCATGATTTTGCATCTGCTTAG
- the ILF3 gene encoding interleukin enhancer-binding factor 3 isoform X4, with protein sequence MRPMRIFLNDDRHVMAKHSMVYPTQEELEAVQNMVSHTERALKAVSDWIDQQEKVHTGETTQPEAEVPVENPEENKEGNETKSSENSTRTLRGVMRVGLVAKGLLLKGDLDLELVLLCKDKPTISLLKKVADNLIVQFASVSEEKYDVVPNIREASIVIKNTKEPQLTLNIRLTSTLVREEVEKLNAGETLSISDPPDVLDRQKCLAALASLRHAKWFQARANGLKSCVIVIRVLRDLCTRVPTWEPLRGWPLELLCEKAIGTANRPMAAGEAFRRVLECLSSGILMPDGPGLHDPCEKDATDALGHLERQQREDITHSAQHALRLAAFGQLHKVLGMDSLPSKLPKKSKTEPAIDYTVQIPPSTTYVIPALKRPMEEDGEDKSPSKKKKKIQKKDEKSEPPQAMNALMKLNQLKPGLQYKLISQTGPVHAPVFTMSVEVDEKTFEASGPSKKTAKLHVAVKVLQDMGLPTGLEEKEEGSDETEQKAAIQTQAQNDSAQGDNTSPADQAEAAKQQGPILTKHGKNPVMELNEKRRGLKYELLSETGGSHDKRFVMEVEVDDVKFQGSGSNKKVAKAYAALAALDKLFPDYDQFSEAPKKKRPPMMPRGGPRGGKHNQGFGMMYSEVPPPQGMRGRGRGGMNRGRGRGRGFGGNHGYMNSGGYGGYGGNYNYQTSATAGYSDFFTDCYGYHDFASA encoded by the exons ATG CGTCCCATGCGTATCTTTCTGAATGATGACCGCCATGTTATGGCAAAACACTCTATGGTGTACCCCACTCAAGAGGAGCTGGAGGCCGTCCAGAACATGGTGTCTCACACAGAAAGGGCACTGAAAGCCGTGTCTGACTGGATCGACCAGCAAGAGAAGGTTCATACCGGAGAAACTACCCAACCAGAAGCTGAAGTCCCAGTGGAAAACCCTGAGGAGAACAAGGAAGG TAACGAAACAAAATCTAGTGAGAACTCCACACGTACTCTCCGTGGTGTGAtgagggttggacttgttgccaAAGGACTTCTCTTGAAGGGGGACCTGGACCTGGAACTGGTTCTTCTGTGCAAGGACAAACCCACAATCTCTCTACTAAAGAAAGTTGCAGACAACCTCATCGTACAGTTTGCC TCAGTATCTGAGGAGAAGTACGACGTGGTGCCCAACATCCGCGAAGCTTCAATCGTCATCAAGAACACAAAGGAGCCGCAGCTGACCCTAAATATCCGACTGACATCCACTCTGGTCCGTGAGGAGGTGGAGAAGTTGAATGCCGGAG AAACGCTATCAATCAGCGATCCTCCGGACGTTCTGGACAGGCAGAAATGCCTTGCTGCATTGGCGTCACTCCGACACGCCAAGTGGTTCCAG GCTAGGGCAAACGGGCTTAAATCCTGCGTAATTGTTATCCGTGTGCTGCGTGACCTGTGCACCCGTGTTCCAACCTGGGAGCCTTTAAGAGGATGG CCTCTAGAGTTGCTTTGCgaaaaggctattggaaccgCCAACCGACCCATGGCAGCAGGTGAAGCTTTCAGACGAGTCCTTGAGTGCCTTAGCTCTGGAATTTTAATGCCAG ATGGACCCGGCTTGCATGATCCCTGTGAAAAAGACGCTACAGATGCTCTCGGACACCTAGAAAGACAACAGCGAGAGGATATTACCCACAGTGCTCAG CATGCTCTTAGACTTGCAGCTTTTGGTCAGCTACACAAAGTTTTGGGAATGGACTCATTACCCTCAAAGTTGCCCAAAAAGTCAAAAACAGAGCCCGCCATTGATTATACAG TCCAGATTCCTCCCAGCACAACCTATGTTATACCAGCCCTGAAACGACCCATGGAGGAGGACGGAGAAGACAAATCGCCAagtaagaagaaaaagaagattcAGAAGAAAG ACGAGAAGAGTGAACCCCCTCAAGCAATGAACGCCCTGATGAAATTAAATCAGCTGAAGCCTGGCCTCCAGTACAAGCTGATCTCTCAGACAGGACCTGTCCATGCTCCAGTCTTTACTATGTCTGTGGAGGTGGATGAGAAGACCTTTGAGGCTTCAGGACCCTCCAAGAAGACGGCCAAGCTTCATGTTGCAGTTAAG GTTTTGCAGGACATGGGGCTGCCTACTGGCCTGGAAGAAAAGGAGGAAGGTTCTGATGAGACCGAGCAGAAGGCGGCAATCCAGACCCAAGCCCAGAATGACTCGGCACAGGGGGATAACACCTCCCCTGCAGATCAGGCTGAG gcTGCAAAACAACAAGGACCTATCCTGACCAAGCACGGAAAGAATCCAGTGATGGAACTCAACGAAAAGAGACGAGGCCTGAAGTATGAGCTTTTATCTGAGACTGGTGGAAGCCACGATAAGAGATTTGTCATGGAG gTTGAAGTAGATGATGTGAAATTCCAAGGCTCTGGCTCCAACAAAAAGGTTGCTAAGGCCTATGCTGCTCTGGCCGCTTTAGACAAACTTTTCCCTGATTATGACCAGTTTTCCGAAGCTCCCAAGAAGAAGCGGCCACCTATGATGCCCAGAGGTGGCCCCAGAGGAGGAAAG CATAACCAGGGCTTTGGGATGATGTACAGTGAAGTTCCCCCACCCCAAGGCATGCGAGGCCGTGGTAGAGGAgggatgaatcgcggcagaggaaGAGGACGTGGCTTTGGTGGCAATCACGGTTACATGAATTCAG GTGGATATGGAGGCTACGGAGGAAACTACAACTACCAGACTTCTGCGACAGCTGGATACA GTGACTTTTTCACAGACTGCTACGGTTATCATGATTTTGCATCTGCTTAG
- the LOC140125759 gene encoding beta-1,3-galactosyltransferase 2-like, producing MDSRINLKKILSLCVIFAICFLGYTRFWWTQHKEIFFQVLQRNITPLYPYLIEEEEKCRAQTPFLLLLIPSDPQEFHIRNVLRNTWANESLLNNVHIIRLFLLGRTTIDEEKVINESSQFHDIVMQDFIDSYYNLTVKTLMGMEWVARWCPGVRYVVKIDTDMFFNPWFLVKNILQPEGPPKKNFFTGFILYNALPHRDKGSKWYMSMKTYSKKFYPLYCSGTGYVFSGDLAEKIYWAAEGLQMFPFEDVFVGMCLQKLGVTIFESSNKFIGEKIPYDRCKFTKIVTVHRFTPEELLTIWPDFLEAMETCSKS from the coding sequence ATGGATTCTAGGATCAACTTGAAAAAGATATTATCCCTGTGTGTTATATTTGCGATTTGCTTTCTTGGATATACACGGTTCTGGTGGACTCAACACAAAGAGATCTTCTTCCAGGTTCTTCAAAGAAATATAACCCCCTTGTATCCATACCTCATAGAAGAAGAGGAGAAATGCCGAGCCCAGACACCATTTTTGCTGTTGCTCATCCCTTCAGACCCTCAAGAGTTCCACATCAGAAATGTCTTGAGGAACACGTGGGCCAACGAGTCTTTGCTCAACAATGTCCACATCATCAGGCTTTTCCTCTTGGGAAGGACAACAATAGACGAAGAGAAGGTAATAAACGAGAGTAGCCAGTTCCATGATATCGTAATGCAGGACTTTATCGACTCTTACTACAATCTGACCGTCAAGACTCTTATGGGGATGGAATGGGTGGCTCGTTGGTGTCCAGGCGTCAGGTACGTTGTAAAAATTGACACAGATATGTTCTTCAACCCTTGGTTTCTGGTGAAGAACATCTTACAGCCTGAAGGTCCACCCAAGAAAAACTTTTTtacagggtttattttgtataatgcttTGCCACACAGAGACAAAGGCAGTAAATGGTACATGTCCATGAAGACCTACTCCAAGAAGTTCTATCCACTCTACTGCTCTGGGACAGGATATGTTTTCTCCGGAGACCTGGCAGAGAAGATATACTGGGCAGCAGAAGGCTTACAGATGTTCCCTTTTGAAGATGTTTTTGTAGGAATGTGTTTGCAAAAGTTAGGAGTCACCATCTTCGAATCCTCAAATAAATTTATCGGGGAAAAGATTCCTTACGACAGATGTAAGTTCACAAAGATCGTCACGGTCCACCGATTCACTCCGGAGGAACTATTGACTATTTGGCCAGATTTCTTGGAAGCGATGGAGACTTGCAGTAAGAGCTAA